CGTGTGAATTGGACATTCATTTTTTTGCGTATCCTACTCCCCATGAGAGTGGGGTCAGAGCTagggatcagccattattgatggcgaccctggagcaattgGGATGAATTGCCTTGCTCatgggcacatcggcagatttttcacctagtctacTCTGGGATATGAATCtgtgacctttcggttacaggcccaatgcttcTAACCGCTAGCaaaggttatagacctacagtcagtgtccagatttcagtttccatttaacccacctgaacagtaggctacagttcccaTGATGTGCCATAGGCCTTTTATAACTACCTGTCTTGTGACTGTCAAATTTGTATAGCGCCTCACAATCatcagacatacagtaacatacagtaaacACTGCTTtcatcctcttttaccacttcaccaaTTTTTTTACCActtctttattttcaactctccattttCGCAAACGTTTCTCTTATTTAATCAGTGGATCAACATTAACTCTTTCTGCCCGTTACCATAAGCATTTGGCAAATGGAGGGTAGGCTATTTGGAGCACGAACAGTTAGGTCCTAAAAGCTTAGGCTTACACACTAATGAAAAAACTCAGTGTAGCCTAAAGATATAAATTTCACAAGAGTTatacatttatggattttttAATGTATTGTTTTCTCTTTGTATAACTGCATCAACTGCGGGTTTTGAGTCAACCCACATATCACTATTGTGTCCACAAACcacatgttttttttctcactttATTTTGTCACGTAATTGAAGAAAAATGGCCTGCAGCATGTTTAGAATATCCTACTGAGGTTGAACTCATGACCAGTGGCTATCATGGTTAGAATGCTTAAGACATCTACTCCTGGACTGTTGCTGGTCAGAATATGAAAGGCACTTGTGGGTCTAGGTAAATTGTGAGGATAGAGGTGTTGGTCAAAGTCTAGATCATCTGCAGGTTCAGTCTTCTTTCACATCTCTCAGAGTAATGACTACATGGTCATCCTGGCCTTTCCACAGCATCTCTCCCTCAAAGTCAAGCATTTTGTGTTTGCGGCAGCGCAAAACTATTCCCACCACTTTGTCCGAGATTTTGACATAGCGGTCAAACAGCCTGCCGAAAGTTATGTAGGATTTTCCGTTCTTGTCCTTGAGGCCCATGTCCTTGACGATCCAGCACAACTCCTCCATTTCTTTGTACACATGTTTCTGGGCTCGGTCGCCACGCATGGCTGTCTTGGATCCCTCTTTGGGGCGTCCGTAGCCTTCATCACCCTTCTGCAACCGCTGGGCCATGGCATGCTCATAGTCAAACTCCTCACTGAAGGGGTTGAGCTTCTGACCTTCTAAGTGCTGCTGGGACCACTTCTGCCACCTGCTCTTGATGTCACCCATGGTGGTGACTCTAATCTGCAGAATAAGAAGGAATGTCAGATTAGCTCAGATTATAAAGTGGGTTGATTTGCATTGGCAATCTCTTCATTGGATTGTCACAGAAAGTAAAATTACAATAACACAAAGAAAAGTTACGCGACTAACACTACTAAATTCACGACAAACACTACAAGTTTTGCAATGTATTAATGACACAGGACCCATATTAACCTTTAACTGCAGGTTTTAACAAAACTGTTTGAGatagaaacaccggattttcTTCAGTTTTTTGTTTATAATCTTGATTAATTATGAAAtgataaaaaatatgaataacattccacccacgAGGCCAAAGAGGGAGCATTTGGTCAATGACTGCAGAAAAGGGCTACGCCTAATCCTTGACCaaaaaacatgctcaatggagaatctccagTACTTTTTAGTCCAGGAAACTGGCTCATATTTATGTTGATTAGTAGCCCCACTTCTCTCTTAAATGTTAAGTCCCCTATTTAGGGGACTTTGAATGGTTCTGAACCGGTTCCTACTGACATTTTGGGGTACAAAGCGCTATGTGAATGTCGCAGGGTCCAGTGCCTTATAGTGTCAGAAAGCCCCATCTGCTTTCCGCTACCACTGTGTCAGCTGAGCTGAAGTGAAGTGTCAGGTTTCACACGTGATATTTGCATAGGGAGTGACGTGTCACATTTTCTGGCCTATCCAGACAAAGATTTCACCTGCCCCTGAGCAACGTAGCTCAGCCTGGGTGTTAAGGGGCATGTTAAAAGGGAAAGTCGATCGAATCCAGCTCTCAACATGAAAAAGTACGGAATAATTTTGTAGAATTGAAATACGACCACCTTCTCCTGGTCACAGGGGGATGAAATCATCTTCTATGTAAAACAGAATTTATAAGTCAGCAGACATTTGAGGACACTTAGAAAATGTAGAAAATGCTCTGTCATCAGTTATACGAAATGGGGCCAAATTTGTATTTTCACTACATATGATAATTATTATTTAACAGTTATAAGAAAGGTGAAATGTTAAAATAAGTTGTTAATAACTTGATTGTTAGTATAGTATATTTAGAAAGCATATACATTGAAAAGCCCTCTTAccctacatacagttgaagttggaagtgtacatacaccctagccaaatacatttaaacacagtttttcacaattcctgacatttaatcatggTAAAAAAAAtccttgttttaggtcagttaggatcaccactttattttaagaatttgaaatgtcagaataatagaagagagaatgatatttcagcttttatttctttcatcacattcccagtgggtcagaagtttacatacactcaattagtatttggtagcattgcctttaaattgtttaacttgggtcaaacgtttcgggtatacttccacaagcttcccacaataaggtgggtgaatttaacttcctgactgatgtctagagatgttgcttcaatatatccacatcattttctttcctcattaTGCCATCTTTTttggaagtgcaccagtccctcctacagcaaatcactcccacaacatgatgctgccacccccgtatttcacggttgggatggtgttcttcggcttgcaagcctcccccttttgcctccaaacataacgatggtcattatggcctaacagttcaatttttgtttcatcagacgagaggacATTTCGCCAAAAATTACAATATTTTTCCcaatgtgcaattgcaaactgtaatctggcttttttatggaggatTTGGAGCAATGGCTCCGTCCTTGCTGAacagcctttcaggttgtgtcaaTATAGgattcattttactgtggatatagatacttttgtacctgtttcctccagcatcttcacaaggtcctttgctgttgttctgggattgatttgcacatttcgcaccaaagtacgttcatctctaggagatggaacacgtctccttccttagcggtatgacggctgtgtggtcccatggtgtttatacttgtgtactattgtttgtacagatgattgtggtaccttcaggtgtttggaaattgctcccaaggatgaaccaaacttgtggaggtctaaaaaaaaaaatctgagatcGTGGCTGATTTTTtaagattttcccatgatgtcaagcaaagaggtactgagtttgaaggtagaccttgaattacatccacaggtacacctccaattgactcaaattatgtcaattagcctatcagaagcttctaaagccatgacataattttcaggaaatttccaagctgtttaaaggcacagtcaacttagtgaatgtaaacttctgacacactggaattgtgatacagtgaattagaagtgaaataatatgtctgtaaacaattacttgtgtcatgtacaaagtagatgtcctaaccaacttgccaaaactatagtttgccgCATTTCTAGTTATTGTTTATGACCATCTCattaaaaaatatacattttatttaGGTGGAAATCTACATTTTGCCACACCATTAAAATATAACACAGTGTAAGGGATCCTTGCTTTGGCATTTCCAAAGAGGTCCCTGGCAGGCGAATCTTCCACAACAGAGTCATTTAAACCATGGAGAATGCACATTGTGAAACCTGAGGCCCAAGCCTGACACGTCCAGAGCCACATTAGTAATGTGACGAACACCATTATAAATCTTGCGCCTGACCAAGGATATCAGGACCTCGTAATTATCCCTGAAGGTCAGGGGGAAGGCATGTGTGACTATATTTATTTGTTTACTGTATATTCCAGAATAGGTGTTGGAGTTTTAGAATACATTTTCATGCCTTTTTAAGGACTTATATCCCTCCAAGTTATGCAACTCTTTGCTAGGGTGAACGGAGGGCTCATTGGTCTTGTTCAGTTGCTAAAATTCTACAGATTGAAGATACAATACCTATAAATCTGTGTATTTTCTTGAAGGCCAGACAATATGAACCAAAGTCCATTCCCCAATATCACAATAACAAAGGCAAAGATATTTTAAGTTCAACTCAGCCTCTGTGAATGTTTGCTCCTGTTTATTATCTCCTGAACATCACCAGGTAGAGTGGCTGCAGCTGCAATATAACAGTATGTTTAGGCATGAAAATAGGGCAAACATTGTGGAATTAAGAGGGTAGTTTTGGGGGAAAATCCCCCTGTGATTTGGGAACTCCTCTCCCATACATTTTTACCCAAGTCCAACCATGATCTACAAAACTTACACATGATATTCCAATATCTGAAAAACACAGTCAGTGGTTTTGTTGAATTGATACTAGTGATGGTGCAAAAATAGCAATACTAATTATTTAATTTACTTTAGAGTTGTACCTTTCTTCAGCCAACCACATTTCCTGTTAACTTTGCCAATATGAAATCAACATTTTTATTCTGATGTTAAATCATATCCCCCATGCAAGATTGTTGAGAAACAAAGGAGGGTTTACCTTTGAAGTGTGTCTACTGTATTGCATTGATTTGTGTATTTAGTATTTTTATGAATGGCCGCACAAAATGAAGGTCCAACAAAAGAATGGTACTGTACCTTGGGCCTATTGATCTTCAGCTGGTTCAGGTCGCTCTGGTCGCTGTTGTCGCTGAGTCTGGCCTCCTCCCCCAACCCGCTGTCCTCTGTGTCCAGGCTGCTGCTACGGGAGTTCATCTTCTGCTCCTGACTACCCAGATGTACCTGAGCTCTCACACCCAGACGTCTCCGGGTGGGTGACTCGTTGCCCAGGAAGGGCTTGTTGGCATCCTCAGGTGCCATCTGGATCTTGTCCTTGATTGAGCATACCAGGTCAGTGCTGTACTCACTGTACTTTGGCATGTGGCTCTTGGTCACCTCACCCGTTCGGATCAGACTGCCGCTGTCGGTGTCTGCCTCGACCACACGTGTCTTGACTAGGATTTTTGTCTCGTTCTGCTTCTCCCTTTCTTCGTCCTCAATGATGGAGGTGGGCATCCACCCAGAGGGTATGGTCACTTGTTTGACCAAGTTCTCGTCGGCCCAGCCCTGCCAGCTCTTGGCAAGACTGTGGACCATAGCGGCACATTTGATCTTCCTCACAGCCCTAACAAAGGGTCTATCCTCCTGGCTGGTACTCATCATGGCTCCTGCTTGACCGTGCTTACAAgatattgtgttgatgttgtagggaaagtcagtgagtgagtgagtgagtgagttgaaATAATCCTTCGCTGCCTTTGCTCCGCTTTAAATAAACTGTCGTGGAGAGCAGTCACAGGCCGAACGTGTGACATTTTTTTCTACGTACATGGATGCCTACCACGACCCCAAAACATTGGTGGAATTTCCCCTCAAGAGAGCCAGGCAACAGATGGTTACTCTCTGCAGTGAATGACAGTCTACAAGGGTTCTGCCCTCGTACGCATATACACAAAAATACATGATGAAACAAACCTCTAACAATCACTACGTTTGAGCGTCTGATCTACAAAGTAATTGCTCACACAAACATAAGAATACATCATTCTTGTTTTTTTTGCTAGATTTATAAATGCTGTATTTCTATTTTGAAGGCAAATTCCTGCTTAACCCACATTGATAGAGGATATGTGTTACGTAGCTAATAATTGTCTTGGATAATGAGCATCTGCTAAAATTGTGATATCAATACTTTTGGGTCATGCTATAATTTATTTTCATGCAATGTTGCATATAGCTTGACAGTTCGCTGTGTTGTTCTATTTTGGAGCGAGCCTGCTGGAGTGTGTATGAGAGGTTACTGCTGATTGATGCATGGGTCTGGCCAGAGAACTTGAGCTGAGTTATTTTGGGGAGACGCACACAGGCCTAAAAGGACGCCCGCTTTGTCTGGCCATCAAACATATTGTAGCAACCAAAAATCTAATTATATTTGTACAATATCCTTTGTGTGTTTGTTGTTTATAAAAAGTCCACTTGTGTCAGAAACAAAGATTGTAGGAAAACAAGCCTTAAAAAAATCTAATGAAATCAACAGTGTATCAATTCTGATGAGGTCTGCTTGAAAAATACATCTTTGATAGAAACTTGAAAATTTGCTCACTCAATCAGTGTGCCTATGATGATACATTTTGCACTAACATGAACGCTGACATGAAGGTGCAACACTCATATGAAAAGTATAACAGGCTTCAAAGGATTTCTAATATTTCTAAACTCACAGCCATAAATTTATATTTCA
This genomic window from Oncorhynchus nerka isolate Pitt River linkage group LG2, Oner_Uvic_2.0, whole genome shotgun sequence contains:
- the abraa gene encoding actin-binding Rho-activating protein, with translation MMSTSQEDRPFVRAVRKIKCAAMVHSLAKSWQGWADENLVKQVTIPSGWMPTSIIEDEEREKQNETKILVKTRVVEADTDSGSLIRTGEVTKSHMPKYSEYSTDLVCSIKDKIQMAPEDANKPFLGNESPTRRRLGVRAQVHLGSQEQKMNSRSSSLDTEDSGLGEEARLSDNSDQSDLNQLKINRPKIRVTTMGDIKSRWQKWSQQHLEGQKLNPFSEEFDYEHAMAQRLQKGDEGYGRPKEGSKTAMRGDRAQKHVYKEMEELCWIVKDMGLKDKNGKSYITFGRLFDRYVKISDKVVGIVLRCRKHKMLDFEGEMLWKGQDDHVVITLRDVKED